Proteins encoded together in one Vanessa tameamea isolate UH-Manoa-2023 chromosome 28, ilVanTame1 primary haplotype, whole genome shotgun sequence window:
- the LOC135194214 gene encoding chorion class B protein PC10-like, translating into MFKAVLLVCAQALLIQSIAGQCIGAGWGAAPYGLAGPLAGVAAIPASSGGGLGVSSASPIPPNGVSVLSENAIEGNLAVAGALPFLGTVGLEGVLPTAGAGAVNYGCGNGAVAIVEELAPAGPAGPLGYGLGPYGAIDGIGYPGYGYGIGGAGPYRGGCGCGALI; encoded by the exons ATGTTCAAGGCTGTACTTTTGGTCTGCGCTCAGGCGCTCTTGATCCAG tCTATCGCTGGACAGTGCATCGGAGCTGGATGGGGCGCTGCTCCCTACGGTCTCGCCGGTCCTCTTGCCGGTG TTGCTGCTATCCCTGCCTCTAGCGGTGGTGGTCTCGGTGTGTCAAGCGCTTCTCCTATCCCACCAAACGGAGTGTCGGTGCTCTCAGAAAACGCTATTGAAGGAAATCTCGCAGTCGCCGGTGCTTTACCTTTCTTGGGAACCGTTGGTCTGGAAGGTGTTCTGCCAACTGCTGGTGCTGGTGCTGTCAACTACGGATGTGGCAACGGAGCCGTCGCGATTGTGGAGGAACTCGCTCCTGCTGGCCCTGCTGGCCCACTCGGCTACGGCCTTGGTCCTTACGGTGCCATTGACGGTATCGGCTACCCTGGTTACGGCTACGGCATCGGTGGTGCTGGTCCTTACCGCGGTGGTTGCGGTTGTGGTGCCCTCAtctaa